One part of the Bacteroidales bacterium genome encodes these proteins:
- a CDS encoding ABC transporter permease, translating to MFRKKAFASSQSPQRLSWKFLFHNRLTFAATCCILLAVLIAVLGYLITPDGSPFANNQYIEISAQPPGFRVNMLKLKRNDVPERQHWFKTMLYGKRSDYSLIPFNDYYFDNDKIIITEFDPFPTEVPREYQFHLADVAFALPPDFVNGEISNDSIRFVDAAGQQQTYKILDLQNLVRDRHLVKHIFLLGSDRYGRDMISQLMIGTRVSLSVGFISVIISLVIGIFIGAIGGYFKGWIDTFVVWLINVVWSIPTLLLVIAITFALGKGFWQVFVAVGLTMWVEVARIVRGQVLSIREKEYVEAARALGFRHWRIITKHILPNVLGPVIVISAANFASAILIEAGLSFLGIGVQPPMPSWGTMIKENYAYIILDKAYLAILPGLAIMVMVLSFMIIGNSLRNALDIKMVEKPGRLQA from the coding sequence ATGTTCCGAAAAAAAGCCTTTGCTTCGTCGCAGTCGCCCCAGCGCTTAAGCTGGAAGTTCCTGTTCCACAACAGGCTCACCTTTGCAGCCACGTGTTGCATTTTGCTTGCAGTGTTGATTGCAGTGCTTGGTTATTTGATCACACCCGACGGTTCGCCATTTGCCAATAACCAGTACATCGAAATATCAGCCCAGCCACCAGGGTTCAGGGTAAATATGCTGAAGCTAAAACGCAACGATGTTCCGGAACGTCAGCACTGGTTCAAAACAATGCTTTACGGAAAAAGAAGTGATTATTCTTTGATCCCGTTCAACGACTATTATTTCGATAACGATAAAATCATAATTACGGAATTTGACCCCTTCCCTACTGAGGTTCCCAGGGAATATCAATTTCATCTCGCCGATGTTGCCTTTGCCCTTCCACCTGATTTTGTAAACGGAGAAATCTCCAATGATTCGATCCGGTTTGTTGATGCCGCTGGCCAGCAACAAACTTATAAAATCCTTGATTTGCAAAATCTTGTACGGGATAGACACCTTGTAAAACACATATTTCTGTTGGGTTCCGACCGCTATGGCCGCGATATGATCAGCCAGTTAATGATTGGAACGCGAGTAAGCCTTTCAGTGGGTTTTATTTCGGTCATCATTTCGTTGGTGATCGGAATTTTTATTGGAGCCATTGGTGGTTATTTCAAAGGCTGGATTGACACTTTTGTCGTTTGGCTGATCAATGTAGTTTGGTCTATTCCCACACTGCTGCTGGTTATTGCCATCACTTTTGCGTTGGGTAAAGGGTTTTGGCAGGTATTTGTTGCGGTAGGATTAACCATGTGGGTTGAAGTAGCAAGGATCGTAAGAGGTCAGGTTCTTTCAATCCGCGAAAAGGAATATGTTGAAGCGGCCAGGGCGCTTGGGTTCAGACATTGGCGCATCATCACAAAACATATCCTGCCCAATGTCCTTGGTCCGGTGATTGTAATTTCTGCAGCTAACTTCGCATCTGCAATTTTGATTGAAGCCGGGCTGAGTTTTCTGGGCATTGGCGTACAACCTCCCATGCCGTCGTGGGGAACGATGATCAAGGAAAACTATGCGTATATTATTCTCGATAAAGCATATCTGGCTATTCTTCCAGGTCTCGCCATCATGGTTATGGTGTTAAGTTTTATGATTATTGGCAACAGCCTGCGAAATGCATTGGATATTAAAATGGTTGAAAAGCCAGGGCGATTGCAGGCTTAA
- a CDS encoding sodium:solute symporter family protein, which yields MHWIDLLIFIVYMILVLGVGFYFLRRNVTTDDYYVGGRKMSSFHVGLSVVATDVGGGFSIGLGGLGFIMGLSGSWMLFTGLIGAWLSAVVLIPRVAKLTQRFKLLTFPQIFEHLFSREVAILAGVVSAIGYIGFTSSQLLAGAKLASATFESLDLQTALIIMGVIAVLYTVMGGMKAVIYTDTIQWIILMAGLIGIGIPLGYHAIGGYEAIVATLPGEFLKFNNVSWQTIVNWAVTIIPIWFVGMTLYQRIYATKDAKTAQRAWYFAGLLEWPLMAFMGVLLGLFARVGFENGMFTELGFAPGSDIDAEMGLPLFLRSILPVGLMGLMMSAYFSAIMSTADSCLMAASGNLLTDILQKFFKISNDHKTILRFSQILTLVIGIMALLLASAMENVLELMLYSYAFMVSGLFVPVLAGLFWKRTTSLAAFISMLAGGGTTLFLTIANFRLPFDLDPNIFGISIAAVMIIAISFTWPKYERSYS from the coding sequence ATGCATTGGATAGATCTTCTCATTTTTATTGTCTACATGATCCTGGTTCTTGGTGTTGGATTTTACTTCCTTCGCCGCAATGTAACTACCGACGATTATTATGTTGGTGGGAGAAAAATGAGCAGCTTTCACGTAGGCTTGTCGGTTGTGGCAACCGATGTAGGTGGTGGGTTTTCTATCGGACTTGGTGGATTGGGATTTATTATGGGTTTATCAGGTTCATGGATGCTTTTTACGGGTTTGATAGGCGCCTGGCTCAGCGCTGTGGTACTTATTCCAAGAGTTGCAAAACTTACACAGCGTTTCAAACTGCTTACTTTTCCGCAAATATTTGAACATCTTTTTTCAAGGGAAGTCGCTATTCTCGCAGGCGTAGTATCGGCCATCGGGTATATTGGATTTACAAGTTCTCAATTGCTGGCTGGGGCAAAACTTGCTTCGGCTACATTTGAGTCATTGGATCTTCAAACTGCTTTGATTATCATGGGCGTTATTGCAGTGCTGTACACTGTTATGGGTGGTATGAAAGCCGTTATTTACACCGACACTATTCAATGGATTATTCTGATGGCAGGTCTGATTGGCATAGGCATTCCGCTAGGATATCATGCCATCGGCGGATATGAAGCTATCGTGGCCACTTTGCCAGGTGAGTTTTTGAAATTCAATAATGTAAGCTGGCAAACCATTGTGAACTGGGCTGTTACTATCATCCCGATATGGTTCGTAGGAATGACCCTTTACCAGCGTATCTATGCCACAAAAGATGCAAAAACGGCACAGCGGGCATGGTATTTTGCCGGATTACTGGAATGGCCTCTTATGGCATTTATGGGTGTTTTGCTGGGACTCTTTGCCAGGGTTGGATTTGAGAATGGTATGTTTACAGAGCTTGGTTTTGCTCCAGGTTCTGATATAGATGCGGAAATGGGCTTGCCACTGTTTTTAAGGTCTATTCTGCCAGTTGGGCTAATGGGTTTGATGATGTCGGCTTATTTTTCAGCCATCATGTCAACGGCTGATAGTTGCCTGATGGCTGCTTCCGGTAACCTGCTCACCGATATCCTTCAAAAGTTTTTCAAAATCTCAAATGATCATAAGACCATTTTGCGGTTTTCGCAGATACTCACCCTTGTAATCGGAATAATGGCTCTTCTACTGGCTTCTGCTATGGAAAATGTGCTGGAACTGATGCTGTATTCCTATGCTTTCATGGTGAGTGGATTGTTTGTGCCGGTGCTTGCCGGCCTCTTTTGGAAACGCACTACATCCCTAGCTGCATTTATTTCTATGCTTGCCGGTGGGGGCACTACCCTTTTTCTCACCATAGCTAATTTCAGGCTTCCTTTTGATCTGGATCCTAATATCTTTGGTATAAGTATAGCTGCAGTGATGATCATTGCAATATCATTTACCTGGCCAAAGTACGAGCGATCATACAGTTAA